A single window of Sphingobacteriales bacterium DNA harbors:
- a CDS encoding SDR family NAD(P)-dependent oxidoreductase, which produces MKTIKGKVVVITGGSTGIGHELVKVFAKEGASIATCDIASLDNTKNAISNYNIEQYYEKVDMADKKAIKKFADNVLKKFGHIDILINNAGIALGDVSFDKVSLEDFEKITNINYWGVIYTTQLFYPTLLERPEAALVNLSSSQGILALPYLVPYCTTKFAVRGFTDSLRIENEVRGIKNISIHTVHPGRVATNITMNADYKSKRSQRFHDDLQAGTSAAAAAKIILKGIKQKKDRIFISDGELHDILARVMPASNKYVVKQMMKLKNFAFD; this is translated from the coding sequence ATGAAAACAATAAAAGGAAAAGTAGTTGTAATTACTGGTGGTAGCACAGGAATAGGACATGAGTTAGTTAAAGTATTTGCAAAAGAAGGCGCATCTATTGCCACTTGCGATATAGCAAGCTTAGATAACACAAAAAATGCTATAAGCAACTATAACATAGAGCAATACTATGAAAAAGTAGATATGGCAGATAAGAAAGCAATTAAAAAATTTGCTGACAACGTATTAAAAAAATTCGGACACATAGATATACTAATCAACAACGCAGGCATAGCACTTGGTGATGTCTCATTTGATAAAGTATCATTGGAAGATTTTGAGAAAATTACAAATATCAATTATTGGGGCGTTATATATACAACTCAATTATTTTATCCAACATTATTAGAAAGACCAGAAGCTGCTTTAGTCAATCTTTCAAGCTCACAAGGCATATTAGCGTTACCATATTTGGTACCATATTGCACTACAAAATTTGCAGTAAGAGGATTTACAGATTCATTGCGAATTGAAAACGAAGTTAGAGGTATTAAAAACATTAGTATACATACGGTGCATCCAGGAAGAGTAGCTACAAATATTACAATGAATGCTGACTATAAAAGCAAACGCTCCCAACGATTCCATGACGATTTGCAAGCAGGAACCTCTGCTGCTGCTGCCGCAAAAATTATCTTAAAAGGCATCAAACAAAAGAAAGATAGAATTTTTATTAGTGATGGAGAATTGCACGACATATTAGCAAGAGTAATGCCAGCATCTAATAAGTATGTCGTAAAGCAAATGATGAAACTAAAAAATTTCGCCTTTGATTGA
- a CDS encoding malate dehydrogenase has translation MKVTVVGAGAVGATCADNIARKELCHELVLLDIKEGLAEGKAMDMMQTASLLGFDTTITGSTNDYAKTAGSDVVVITSGIPRKPGMTREELIGTNAGIVKGVAENILKHSPNAIFVIISNPMDTMTYLTLKATGVDKHRIIGMGGALDSSRFKYYLSKTIGCSQNDLNASVIGGHGDTTMIPLTRLANLNGVPVSTLLDSATLEKVAADTMVGGATLTGLIGTSAWYAPGAAGCAVVEAIVRDEKKVITSCVALEGEYGQSDICLGVPVVIGKNGWEKILDYQLTETEQAAFNKSADAVRNMNDVLKTVI, from the coding sequence ATGAAAGTAACAGTAGTAGGAGCAGGCGCAGTAGGTGCAACATGTGCTGATAATATTGCTCGTAAAGAATTGTGCCACGAATTAGTTTTGTTAGACATCAAAGAAGGTTTAGCAGAAGGAAAGGCTATGGATATGATGCAAACAGCTTCTTTATTGGGATTTGATACAACCATAACAGGATCTACAAATGACTATGCAAAAACTGCAGGAAGTGATGTTGTTGTTATTACATCTGGTATTCCAAGAAAACCAGGTATGACTCGTGAAGAATTAATTGGAACAAATGCTGGTATCGTAAAAGGTGTAGCAGAAAATATATTAAAACATTCTCCAAATGCAATTTTTGTTATTATATCTAATCCAATGGATACTATGACATACCTTACATTGAAAGCAACTGGCGTAGATAAACATAGAATAATTGGAATGGGTGGTGCATTAGATAGTAGCCGTTTTAAATATTATTTATCAAAAACAATAGGTTGCTCTCAAAATGATCTGAATGCAAGCGTTATTGGTGGACATGGTGATACTACAATGATACCTCTAACTAGATTAGCAAACTTGAATGGTGTGCCAGTTTCTACATTATTAGACAGTGCAACGCTAGAAAAGGTAGCTGCAGATACAATGGTTGGTGGTGCTACACTTACAGGATTAATTGGTACTTCAGCATGGTATGCACCAGGTGCAGCAGGTTGCGCAGTAGTAGAAGCAATAGTACGTGATGAGAAAAAAGTAATTACAAGTTGCGTTGCTTTAGAAGGCGAATATGGACAAAGTGATATTTGTTTAGGTGTGCCTGTTGTAATTGGAAAAAATGGTTGGGAAAAAATCTTAGACTATCAATTAACAGAAACAGAACAAGCTGCATTCAACAAAAGTGCAGATGCTGTAAGAAACATGAACGATGTTTTAAAAACAGTAATCTAA
- a CDS encoding T9SS type A sorting domain-containing protein, giving the protein MLHIKNKILLITFLLTGIYSKSSDFDFICDIDSISISTKVYNSTSPIINIQDGSFIQEQNDFQPIVCKTQADIYMPIVDSVVLENNKFPLAIICHGAGTTRTIMSATVKSIATEFAKRGFVAAIIDYRLDGQAVFHNLNNILQSNYINERIIFDSIKNCNAAYHTSYMHRVLYSNALDIINAITYFTNNATMYNIDTTKIVIGGHSLGAANTFCLNYYDKEEIEQHFPTDFFTNNNYYDLKRYKNNIKMVFGFGGTILDTSYIDITENTPIFMFHGTHDAASPFYIGTQLCSYLGNAPTFYGSAAIAEKINLIDNNDRFSYYFVQANGVGHNPFPNSSSMSSPFPRIYWANDFYRFLFNSVYFSHNNKIYKKTSAINDSIGYCNNAYLSSDDTTALSYYWLNTFEGNDTTLCGIVRNRCLNIPDLHLQTKNWNDSLQLPCNDKIGAINNKTFSDNICSLEYFPVIQQITSTQNNVYSGEHNKIVVYPNPFQEKLIIENKDNQDLDKIILLNNFGQKIIETNSNTSKVEISTIQLSNGIYFLNILSGKNNHILKILK; this is encoded by the coding sequence ATGTTACACATAAAAAATAAAATATTATTAATAACTTTTCTACTGACTGGTATTTATTCAAAATCGTCTGATTTTGATTTTATATGTGATATAGATTCAATTTCCATTAGTACAAAAGTATATAACAGTACTTCTCCAATAATTAATATTCAAGATGGCAGTTTTATACAAGAACAAAATGATTTTCAGCCTATAGTTTGTAAAACCCAAGCTGATATCTACATGCCAATTGTAGATTCTGTAGTATTGGAAAATAATAAATTTCCATTAGCAATAATTTGTCATGGTGCTGGCACTACACGAACAATAATGAGCGCAACAGTAAAATCTATTGCTACTGAATTTGCAAAACGTGGCTTTGTTGCAGCAATAATAGATTACAGATTGGATGGACAAGCAGTTTTTCATAATTTGAATAATATTCTACAATCAAATTATATCAATGAAAGAATAATATTTGATTCTATAAAAAATTGTAATGCAGCTTATCATACGTCGTATATGCATAGAGTATTATATTCAAATGCATTAGACATAATAAATGCAATTACATACTTTACCAATAATGCTACAATGTATAATATTGACACGACTAAGATTGTAATTGGTGGTCACAGTCTTGGTGCAGCAAATACATTTTGCTTAAACTATTATGACAAAGAAGAAATAGAACAGCATTTTCCAACTGATTTTTTTACAAACAATAATTATTATGATTTGAAAAGGTATAAAAATAATATTAAAATGGTTTTTGGCTTTGGTGGCACAATCTTAGACACAAGCTATATTGATATTACAGAAAATACACCAATATTTATGTTTCATGGTACACATGATGCAGCTTCTCCATTTTATATAGGCACACAATTATGTAGTTATTTAGGCAATGCGCCCACATTTTACGGCAGTGCAGCTATTGCAGAGAAAATAAATTTAATAGATAATAATGATAGGTTTTCGTACTATTTTGTACAAGCAAATGGTGTTGGTCATAATCCGTTTCCCAATAGTAGTTCCATGAGTAGTCCATTTCCAAGAATTTATTGGGCAAATGATTTCTATAGATTTTTATTTAATTCAGTCTATTTCTCACATAATAATAAAATATATAAAAAGACTTCTGCAATTAATGACAGTATAGGTTATTGTAATAATGCATATCTTTCAAGTGATGATACAACTGCTCTGAGTTATTATTGGCTAAACACTTTTGAAGGAAATGATACAACATTATGTGGAATTGTAAGAAATAGATGCCTTAATATTCCAGATTTACACCTACAAACAAAGAATTGGAATGACAGTCTTCAATTACCATGTAATGATAAAATTGGTGCGATAAATAATAAGACATTTTCAGACAACATATGCAGTTTAGAATATTTCCCAGTCATACAGCAAATAACATCTACACAGAATAATGTGTATAGTGGTGAGCATAATAAGATAGTTGTTTATCCAAATCCATTTCAAGAAAAACTAATCATCGAAAACAAAGACAATCAGGACTTAGATAAAATAATATTGTTGAATAATTTTGGACAGAAAATAATAGAGACGAACTCAAATACATCAAAAGTAGAAATAAGCACTATACAACTAAGTAATGGTATCTATTTTTTAAATATTTTATCTGGGAAAAACAATCATATTCTGAAGATATTAAAGTAA
- a CDS encoding NAD(P)/FAD-dependent oxidoreductase: MKNAYKIIIIGSGFGGQCAAINLKKIGVEDFCILERRPFMGGTWVQNNYPGAAVDVQSPLYSFSFEPYNWSQMFAERDELEAYTKHIIDKYNLKEITKTDTNVTKLEWNDKTKNWKIFTNNGNYSAQFIINASGPLSTPVIPNFKGKDKFKGKSFHSNNWDNDYDYTGKRVAIIGSGASAAQIIPAIAPKVEHLAVFQRTPHWVLPRPDKNFNPTERFFLGNNNIYNIVRNLIYWQLETRVIGFKYSDFMLKRVAEDAARRYIKSSIKDKELQKKVTPDYTIGCKRIILSSTLYPAFTRSNVDLFGKENGIKEIVEDGIITQDGTKIELDLIVYATGYDATDNAISYPVYGKDGTTIADFWHDFPRAYLGTALPNFPNLFVVTGPNTGIGHTSAIFIIEAQMHYIMKSIQTVMKSNKQVIEVKEEAEEKYTNMIHEEMKKTVWHSGGCKSWYQSKSGKVIAMFPGFSFTFLKMTKDFKPNDHILI, translated from the coding sequence ATGAAAAATGCATATAAAATTATAATTATCGGTAGCGGATTTGGCGGACAATGCGCAGCAATAAATTTAAAAAAAATTGGAGTAGAAGATTTTTGTATTTTAGAAAGAAGACCTTTTATGGGTGGCACTTGGGTTCAAAATAATTATCCTGGCGCTGCTGTAGATGTTCAATCGCCTTTATATTCTTTCTCTTTTGAGCCTTACAACTGGTCGCAAATGTTTGCAGAAAGAGATGAGTTAGAAGCATACACAAAGCATATTATAGATAAATATAACTTAAAAGAAATAACAAAAACAGACACTAATGTAACGAAACTTGAATGGAATGATAAAACAAAAAACTGGAAAATATTTACAAATAATGGCAATTATTCAGCACAATTTATCATCAATGCATCTGGACCATTAAGTACACCTGTTATACCAAATTTTAAGGGCAAAGATAAATTTAAAGGCAAATCATTCCACAGTAATAATTGGGATAACGATTATGATTATACTGGAAAAAGAGTAGCAATAATTGGGAGTGGTGCAAGTGCAGCACAAATTATTCCTGCTATTGCACCAAAGGTAGAACACTTAGCCGTTTTTCAAAGAACACCACATTGGGTTTTGCCAAGACCAGATAAAAATTTTAATCCTACAGAAAGATTCTTTTTAGGCAACAATAATATATACAACATTGTTAGAAATTTAATTTATTGGCAACTAGAAACTAGAGTTATTGGTTTCAAATACTCAGATTTTATGTTGAAACGCGTAGCTGAAGATGCAGCCAGACGATATATAAAATCTTCCATAAAAGATAAAGAACTACAAAAAAAAGTAACACCAGATTATACAATAGGTTGCAAAAGAATAATTCTATCAAGCACGTTGTATCCAGCATTTACTAGAAGTAATGTAGATTTATTTGGCAAAGAAAATGGCATAAAAGAAATTGTAGAAGATGGAATCATTACACAAGATGGTACAAAAATAGAGCTAGATTTAATTGTTTATGCAACTGGTTACGATGCGACAGACAATGCAATTTCATATCCAGTGTATGGTAAAGATGGAACAACAATCGCAGATTTTTGGCACGATTTTCCAAGAGCGTATTTAGGTACAGCATTACCAAATTTCCCAAATTTATTTGTCGTTACTGGACCAAATACAGGCATTGGACATACTTCAGCAATATTTATTATTGAGGCACAAATGCATTATATCATGAAAAGTATCCAGACTGTTATGAAATCAAACAAACAAGTTATTGAAGTGAAAGAAGAGGCAGAAGAAAAATACACAAATATGATTCATGAAGAAATGAAAAAAACTGTTTGGCATTCTGGTGGTTGCAAAAGTTGGTACCAAAGCAAAAGTGGAAAGGTAATAGCAATGTTTCCTGGCTTTAGTTTTACATTCCTAAAAATGACAAAAGATTTTAAACCTAATGATCATATATTGATATAA